The Hordeum vulgare subsp. vulgare chromosome 7H, MorexV3_pseudomolecules_assembly, whole genome shotgun sequence DNA window GCGCCACACATCACCGTCTTCGTCCGCGAGGTCGTCACAGGTACGTTCGGCTTGCTCCCTCCTCGCATCCCGGCTAGCCCCCTCTCCCCTCGTGGTCAGAGGGGTTAGTGGATAAGATGGCCGCTGCACATCCGCCGCGGGGTCCAAGGGCAGGCTTCGAGTAGAATCTCGCGCACTCGTTTGATCGCTCCCCTTTTTTTTTTCAATCCCCTTTCAGAGGCACAACACATCCTGCGATTTTCCTGGATACCAGGAATCTGTATTATATGTAGCTTAGGAGACTTAGGAGTAGAAAGGAGAACCTTTTGCATGCTAAAACGCACAATTCCAGCTAGGTTTACTGAATCCTCGATAAGGCGCGGCAGAGACAGACGCTTGACCAAGCGTCTCTGCAGTTAAGAACTAAAATTAAGTCAATACAATGTATCCGATCAACATCATAGGCTTGGAACACTGCATGCTAATTTCATGTTGATAGAGCGTGCTTAAGTTACCACTGTACGGTTCTTTATGCCCTGCATCCACAATGACTGTTCAAGTGTATCATTACAGCTGGAAAAGAAGAGGCCCCTTTGCCTTATCTGGTGTACCTACAAGGGGGGCCTGGATATGAAAGTCCTCGCCCCACCGAAGCGAGTGGTTGGGTAAAGAAGGCATGCGAAGAATACCGTGTGTTATTGCTCGATCAGGTGCATTCCAATTTCTTAAGCACATGCTCTTTACTCTTCATTCTTGCACCCATCTTGCTCTTCCTGTGCTGACATCCTTTTACTTTTCAGCGAGGAACAGGGTTGTCAACACCGTTGACAACATCGTCTCTTTCTCAAATAACATCTGCAGCAGAGCAGGTGGAGTATTTGAAGCATTTCAGGGCGGATAACATAGTGAAGGATGCAGAGCTTATTCGACGGCATATTGTGCCAGATGCCAAGCCTTGGACAATTCTGGGACAGGTATAGTATGTAACGTCATGTGACCTTGATGCACTTATTTGTCTcgcatttcttatttattgttgctAATGCAATATTGTTATTTACACCATCTACCATTTCCTCCTTTACAGAGTTATGGTGGATTTTGTGCTGTTACATATTTGAGTTTTGCTCCAGAGGGCCTGAAAGCTGCCCTTTTAACCGGGGGGCTTCCACCACTTGGAAAGCCCTGCACTGCAGAAACTGTGTACAGGGCCTGCTTTAAGCAGGTTCAGCAGCAAAATGAGAAGTATTATAAGAGGTTTCCTCAAGATATACAGGTCGTTCATGAAGTTGTAAGATACTTAAGTGAATCTGAAGGTGGAGGAGTAAGTCATTCTTAATATTTTTGCTCTTTCTCTCACATGTGAATTGGAAAATTGTATCTAATGCAACTTTGTTTTATCAGGTTCTTCTTCCATCAGGTGGCAGGTTAACTCCTAAGATGCTGCAGTGCCTTGGACTATGGGGTTTAGGTTTCACTGGAGGATTTGAAAGACTGCATTATCTGTaagaaatactccctctgtcccaaaataactgtctcaactttgtactagctctaatacaaagttgtactaagcttaagacatttattttgagacggagggagtagtactttGGGTTTTCTTCATTACTTCATAAAATAATGCAACTTTCTGATCTGTGCCACTCCTTACTATTTCTGGGACAGACTCGAGAGAGTGTGGGATCCTATACTCGTTCCTGGCGCAAAAAAGAGTATAAGCTATTACTTCTTGAAAGAGGTACTCACCATCAACAATATAATGTTGATATTTGAAATTACCATGTTCTATGTCTCTAATGGGTGACCTAACATTATATTTTCCtgcagtttgacatgtgggtaggTTTTGATCAAAATCCTCTTTATGCTCTCTTGCACGAGTCTATCTACTGTGAGGTAA harbors:
- the LOC123409772 gene encoding proline iminopeptidase isoform X1, producing the protein MAVVTSSLRCATAAALALALHHHHQPAFLDVRLRFPRHRIPTRMAMSSSPASAPHQAGPWYAVPDLSLRDHSFAVPLDHSSPASPSAPHITVFVREVVTAGKEEAPLPYLVYLQGGPGYESPRPTEASGWVKKACEEYRVLLLDQRGTGLSTPLTTSSLSQITSAAEQVEYLKHFRADNIVKDAELIRRHIVPDAKPWTILGQSYGGFCAVTYLSFAPEGLKAALLTGGLPPLGKPCTAETVYRACFKQVQQQNEKYYKRFPQDIQVVHEVVRYLSESEGGGVLLPSGGRLTPKMLQCLGLWGLGFTGGFERLHYLLERVWDPILVPGAKKSISYYFLKEFDMWVGFDQNPLYALLHESIYCEGSSSKWTADKIFNENRSLFDPVKATEEGRPVYLTGEMVFPCFFDEINALRPLKEAAHLLAEKEDWPPLYDISALNNNKVPVAAAVYYEDMYVNFNIAKETASQIAGIRLWVTNEYPHSGLRDGGPHVFEHLMGLLKGKKPLF
- the LOC123409772 gene encoding proline iminopeptidase isoform X2; the encoded protein is MAVVTSSLRCATAAALALALHHHHQPAFLDVRLRFPRHRIPTRMAMSSSPASAPHQAGPWYAVPDLSLRDHSFAVPLDHSSPASPSAPHITVFVREVVTAGKEEAPLPYLVYLQGGPGYESPRPTEASGWVKKACEEYRVLLLDQRGTGLSTPLTTSSLSQITSAAEQVEYLKHFRADNIVKDAELIRRHIVPDAKPWTILGQSYGGFCAVTYLSFAPEGLKAALLTGGLPPLGKPCTAETVYRACFKQVQQQNEKYYKRFPQDIQVVHEVVRYLSESEGGGVLLPSGGRLTPKMLQCLGLWGLGFTGGFERLHYLLERVWDPILVPGAKKSISYYFLKEFDMWVGFDQNPLYALLHESIYCEGSSSKWTADKIFNENRSLFDPVKATEEGRPVYLTGEGWYSGQRESDTTLFSTWVTLGQSMSG
- the LOC123409772 gene encoding proline iminopeptidase isoform X3 — protein: MAVVTSSLRCATAAALALALHHHHQPAFLDVRLRFPRHRIPTRMAMSSSPASAPHQAGPWYAVPDLSLRDHSFAVPLDHSSPASPSAPHITVFVREVVTAGKEEAPLPYLVYLQGGPGYESPRPTEASGWVKKACEEYRVLLLDQRGTGLSTPLTTSSLSQITSAAEQVEYLKHFRADNIVKDAELIRRHIVPDAKPWTILGQSYGGFCAVTYLSFAPEGLKAALLTGGLPPLGKPCTAETVYRACFKQVQQQNEKYYKRFPQDIQVVHEVVRYLSESEGGGVLLPSGGRLTPKMLQCLGLWGLGFTGGFERLHYLLERVWDPILVPGAKKSISYYFLKEFDMWVGFDQNPLYALLHESIYCEGSSSKWTADKIFNENRSLFDPVKATEEGRPVYLTGEGKGSQTLPFSVPG